In Catenulispora sp. MAP5-51, a genomic segment contains:
- a CDS encoding TetR/AcrR family transcriptional regulator, which translates to MATGSARPAPARADAQRNRQRLIEVAQRAFTAGDGKVSLEAVAKEAGVGIGTLYRHFPTREALVEAVYLAERGRLCEAADELLAELPPERALRAWMDRFADYIATKREMADALRALIADGTVTRSQAREELSRAVRRLLDAGAAAGTLRADVAAEDVVVALVGVFSVCTPPEQREQAGRLMDLLMDGLQQK; encoded by the coding sequence ATGGCCACCGGATCAGCGCGACCAGCCCCGGCCCGCGCGGACGCGCAGCGCAACCGCCAGCGCCTCATCGAGGTCGCCCAGCGCGCCTTCACCGCCGGCGACGGCAAGGTCTCCCTGGAGGCGGTCGCCAAGGAGGCCGGCGTCGGCATCGGCACCCTCTACCGCCACTTCCCCACCCGCGAGGCCCTGGTCGAGGCGGTCTACCTGGCCGAGCGCGGACGCCTGTGCGAAGCCGCCGACGAACTGCTGGCCGAACTACCCCCGGAGCGCGCCCTGCGCGCCTGGATGGACCGCTTCGCCGACTACATCGCCACCAAGCGCGAGATGGCCGACGCCCTGCGCGCCCTGATCGCCGACGGCACCGTCACCCGCTCCCAGGCCCGCGAGGAGCTGTCACGGGCGGTACGCCGCCTGCTCGACGCGGGCGCCGCCGCCGGGACGCTGCGCGCGGACGTCGCCGCCGAGGACGTGGTGGTGGCACTGGTCGGGGTGTTCTCGGTGTGCACACCGCCGGAGCAGCGGGAGCAGGCGGGGCGGCTGATGGACCTGCTGATGGACGGGCTTCAACAGAAGTAG
- a CDS encoding aldo/keto reductase: MSSTDKAGKADKAGNTAPGGTATLAGHPVARIGYGAMQLAEHRPGRPALSPDAAVALLRTAVDSGINHLDTAEFYGTAAANANDLIRAALHPYPDHLVLATKVGAERDAAGALVPAQRPEQLRASVEANLARLGTERLGVVNLRRLDHAPGIVAEGEQVVDLDSQLAAFIALRDEGKIDGIGLSAVDADQLRHALPAGIVCVQNSHSPVDRASESVLDVCREHDIAWVPFFPLGSAFPQFPKVVDQPAVRAAAEALGVTPVQVGLAWHLAHYAYTLLIAGTTDPAHLAENIAAGAVRLDAQTRAAIDAIAVPAAT; this comes from the coding sequence ATGAGCAGCACCGACAAGGCCGGCAAGGCCGACAAGGCCGGCAACACGGCCCCCGGCGGCACCGCCACCCTGGCCGGACACCCGGTCGCGCGCATCGGCTACGGCGCGATGCAGCTGGCCGAGCACCGTCCGGGGCGTCCGGCCCTCAGCCCCGACGCGGCCGTGGCCCTGCTGCGCACGGCGGTCGACAGCGGCATCAACCACCTGGACACCGCCGAGTTCTACGGGACCGCCGCCGCCAACGCCAACGACCTCATCCGCGCCGCGCTGCACCCCTATCCCGACCACCTCGTGCTGGCGACCAAGGTCGGCGCCGAGCGCGACGCCGCCGGAGCGCTGGTGCCGGCGCAGCGTCCCGAGCAGCTGCGGGCCAGTGTCGAGGCGAACCTGGCGCGGCTGGGCACCGAGCGCCTCGGCGTGGTCAACCTGCGCCGTCTGGATCACGCGCCCGGGATCGTCGCCGAGGGCGAGCAGGTCGTCGACCTGGACAGCCAGCTCGCCGCATTCATCGCCTTGCGGGACGAGGGCAAGATCGACGGCATCGGGCTCAGCGCGGTGGACGCCGACCAGCTCCGGCACGCGCTGCCCGCCGGGATCGTGTGCGTGCAGAACTCGCACAGCCCGGTCGACCGCGCCAGCGAATCAGTGCTCGACGTGTGCCGGGAGCACGACATCGCGTGGGTGCCGTTCTTCCCGCTGGGCTCGGCGTTCCCGCAGTTCCCGAAGGTGGTCGACCAGCCGGCGGTGCGCGCCGCGGCCGAGGCGCTGGGCGTCACCCCGGTCCAGGTCGGCTTGGCCTGGCACCTCGCGCACTACGCCTACACGCTGCTGATCGCCGGCACGACCGATCCCGCGCACCTGGCCGAGAACATCGCCGCCGGAGCGGTGCGGCTGGACGCCCAGACCCGCGCGGCGATCGACGCGATCGCGGTGCCGGCCGCCACCTGA
- a CDS encoding VOC family protein translates to MYETTITDIGAVGIPVTDQDKALEFFTDTLGFEKRLDLRANQGFRWVTVAAPGARVSVALVAGGTVGQDTGIRFMVPDAEAEHTAMRGRGIEVGELLRWPGVPPMYEFKDPDGNRFEIVEDVQMA, encoded by the coding sequence ATGTACGAGACCACCATCACCGACATCGGCGCCGTGGGCATCCCGGTCACCGACCAGGACAAGGCCCTGGAATTCTTCACCGACACCCTCGGCTTCGAAAAGCGCCTGGACCTGCGCGCGAACCAAGGCTTCCGCTGGGTCACAGTCGCCGCCCCCGGCGCCCGGGTGTCGGTCGCCCTCGTCGCCGGCGGCACCGTCGGCCAGGACACCGGCATCCGCTTCATGGTCCCCGACGCCGAAGCCGAGCACACCGCCATGCGGGGGCGCGGCATCGAGGTCGGGGAGCTACTGCGCTGGCCGGGCGTGCCGCCGATGTACGAGTTCAAGGACCCGGACGGCAACCGGTTCGAGATCGTCGAGGACGTCCAGATGGCTTAA
- a CDS encoding ArsR/SmtB family transcription factor, producing MDPVFKALADPTRRALLDELFADDGQTLAALTARHDMTRIAVAKHLRILEEAGLVVTRRRGREKLHFLNPVPIRQVHDRWVGKYTEQWAAGLVDLKRELEEQMERVFEIYIRTTPERLWEAITDPDIRAKYHFGLAVESDWNQGSPYELRHPAGDRAVIEGENLEVDPPRRLVQSMRALWGPQAEAAGTTRVTWEIEPVGDSCRLTVVHDQLPPDAPAEIYGGWPMILSGLKTWLETGETLTTPGSLMYSTDKN from the coding sequence ATGGACCCCGTGTTCAAGGCCCTGGCCGACCCGACGCGCCGGGCGCTGCTGGACGAGCTGTTCGCCGACGACGGCCAGACCCTGGCGGCGCTGACCGCGCGGCACGACATGACGCGCATCGCCGTGGCCAAGCACCTGCGGATCCTGGAGGAGGCGGGCCTGGTCGTCACCCGCCGCCGAGGCCGGGAGAAGCTGCACTTCCTCAACCCGGTCCCGATCCGCCAGGTCCACGACCGCTGGGTCGGCAAGTACACCGAGCAGTGGGCGGCCGGCCTGGTGGACCTGAAGCGTGAGCTGGAGGAACAGATGGAGCGCGTCTTCGAGATCTACATCCGCACCACGCCCGAGCGCCTGTGGGAGGCCATCACCGACCCGGACATCCGGGCGAAGTACCACTTCGGCCTGGCGGTGGAATCCGACTGGAACCAGGGCTCGCCGTACGAACTCCGCCACCCGGCGGGCGACAGAGCGGTCATCGAGGGCGAGAACCTGGAGGTCGACCCGCCACGCCGCCTGGTGCAGAGCATGCGGGCACTGTGGGGCCCGCAGGCCGAGGCAGCCGGGACGACCAGGGTGACCTGGGAGATCGAGCCGGTCGGCGACTCGTGCCGGCTGACGGTCGTCCACGACCAACTGCCCCCGGACGCCCCCGCCGAGATCTACGGCGGCTGGCCGATGATCCTGTCCGGCCTGAAGACCTGGCTGGAGACCGGCGAGACGCTCACCACGCCGGGATCACTGATGTACAGCACCGACAAGAACTGA